From a region of the Thermus caldilimi genome:
- a CDS encoding integrase core domain-containing protein: MQLTSFGRAIGQGASQGTRLAEAGAGDPDVQERLRKVKLVKALRESKRSWEEIREFLGISRATYYRWERALREKGLAGLKPKSRRPRRLRGKVHWRPELLSRVEELRRENPTWGRWPIWLTLRQEGFRLGERTVGRILAYLEGRGRVERVACFLARRGRGKARGRPRRPYARGKPRGYEAQAPGDLVQVDTLIVSLGPGEVVRHFSAVDLFTRYALGEVHSRATARLAGEFLSRLVAQAPFPIRAVQVDGGSEFMAEFEETCRRLGVALFVLPPRSPKLNGHVERLQRTFREEFYTRALPTRVSELQAELNAYLDHYNRRRPHRALGGLAPLEFLAKIWGESVPQGVSNVVANYIILRSWENRGRIAPPKRAT; this comes from the coding sequence ATGCAGCTTACCTCGTTTGGCCGAGCGATAGGGCAAGGGGCTAGCCAAGGGACAAGACTGGCCGAAGCGGGGGCAGGCGACCCGGATGTCCAGGAACGCCTTCGCAAGGTGAAGTTGGTGAAAGCCCTGCGGGAGAGCAAGCGGAGCTGGGAAGAGATTCGGGAGTTTTTAGGCATCAGCCGGGCCACCTACTACCGTTGGGAAAGGGCTTTGAGGGAGAAGGGGCTAGCCGGACTCAAGCCCAAGTCCCGCCGCCCCCGGCGCCTGCGGGGAAAGGTGCACTGGAGGCCCGAGCTTCTTTCGCGGGTGGAGGAGCTGAGGAGGGAGAACCCCACCTGGGGGCGGTGGCCCATCTGGCTCACCTTGCGCCAGGAGGGCTTCCGGCTAGGGGAACGGACGGTGGGCCGGATTCTGGCCTATTTGGAGGGGAGGGGACGGGTGGAGAGGGTGGCCTGCTTTCTGGCCCGGAGGGGGAGAGGGAAGGCCAGGGGAAGACCTAGGAGACCCTACGCCCGGGGTAAGCCCCGGGGATACGAAGCTCAAGCCCCTGGGGACCTGGTACAGGTGGACACCTTGATAGTGAGCCTGGGACCGGGGGAGGTGGTGCGGCACTTTTCGGCGGTGGACCTCTTTACCCGCTATGCCCTGGGGGAGGTGCACAGCCGGGCCACGGCGAGGCTAGCGGGGGAGTTTCTGTCCCGACTGGTGGCCCAGGCGCCTTTCCCCATCCGGGCGGTACAGGTGGATGGGGGTAGCGAGTTCATGGCGGAGTTTGAGGAGACATGCCGACGTTTGGGGGTTGCTCTTTTCGTGCTGCCTCCCCGGAGCCCCAAGCTCAACGGGCACGTGGAGCGGTTGCAACGGACTTTTAGGGAGGAGTTTTATACCCGAGCTTTGCCCACGAGGGTGAGCGAACTACAGGCGGAGCTCAATGCCTACCTTGACCACTACAACCGCAGAAGGCCCCACAGGGCCTTGGGTGGCCTTGCTCCCTTGGAGTTCCTGGCTAAGATATGGGGGGAGTCGGTTCCCCAAGGTGTCTCAAATGTGGTGGCCAATTACATCATCTTGCGCTCATGGGAAAACCGTGGTAGGATAGCTCCGCCCAAAAGGGCTACGTGA
- a CDS encoding LabA-like NYN domain-containing protein: protein MERVAIFIDGSNLYKGLVQHLGPDYRLNFVEFISLLTAGRKLLRAYYYNAPLPPEDPAAKAHQSFLNYLKRVPYVAVRLGRLERRADGFVEKGVDIQIAIDILRLAYADAYDVAVLVSGDGDFAEVVKVVQDMGKQVENTTFHALSSHRLAQQADRFYPLDDFPWERLRAQSLPQAPESGE from the coding sequence ATGGAAAGGGTAGCGATATTCATTGACGGCTCCAACCTGTACAAGGGGTTGGTGCAGCACCTGGGGCCGGACTATCGGCTTAACTTCGTGGAGTTTATCAGCCTTCTCACCGCCGGGCGCAAGCTTCTCCGCGCTTACTACTACAATGCCCCCCTCCCTCCGGAAGACCCCGCCGCCAAGGCCCACCAGAGCTTCCTCAACTACCTGAAGCGGGTGCCCTATGTGGCCGTGCGCCTGGGAAGGCTGGAAAGGCGGGCGGATGGCTTTGTGGAAAAGGGGGTGGATATCCAGATCGCCATAGACATCCTGCGCCTGGCCTATGCCGACGCCTATGACGTGGCGGTTTTGGTCTCCGGGGATGGGGACTTCGCCGAGGTGGTCAAGGTGGTCCAGGACATGGGCAAGCAGGTGGAAAACACCACCTTTCACGCCCTTTCCTCCCACCGCCTGGCCCAGCAGGCGGACCGCTTTTATCCCCTTGACGACTTCCCCTGGGAGCGCCTCCGGGCGCAGAGCCTGCCCCAGGCCCCCGAAAGCGGCGAGTAA
- the ndk gene encoding nucleoside-diphosphate kinase, whose amino-acid sequence MERTFVMVKPDGVRRGLVGEILARFERKGFRIVGLKLLQITQELAERHYAEHREKPFFPGLVSFITSGPVVAMVLEGPNAVAEVRKMMGATHPKDALPGTIRGDFATTIDENVIHGSASLEDASREIGLFFRPEELL is encoded by the coding sequence ATGGAGCGCACCTTTGTCATGGTGAAACCCGACGGCGTGCGAAGGGGTCTGGTGGGGGAGATCCTTGCCCGCTTTGAGCGGAAGGGTTTTCGTATCGTGGGGCTTAAGCTTTTGCAGATCACCCAGGAGCTTGCGGAAAGGCATTACGCCGAGCACCGGGAGAAACCCTTCTTCCCCGGCCTGGTGAGTTTCATCACCTCGGGTCCGGTGGTGGCCATGGTGCTGGAGGGGCCAAACGCGGTGGCTGAGGTGCGGAAGATGATGGGAGCCACCCACCCCAAAGACGCCCTTCCCGGCACCATCCGGGGGGATTTCGCCACCACCATTGACGAGAACGTGATCCACGGTTCGGCGAGCCTCGAGGACGCAAGCCGGGAGATCGGCCTTTTCTTCCGCCCCGAAGAACTCCTCTAG
- the pyk gene encoding pyruvate kinase, which translates to MRPFKRTKIVATLGPASDSKEAIRALAEAGADVFRLNFSHGTHEEHRRRVAWVREVEKELGKTLALLQDLQGPKIRIGRFKEGRVALKVGQPFILTRAPVEGDETRVSITYKGLPEDVAPGQVLLLDDGRLRLRVERIQGDEIHTLVELGGVLSDSKGINVPGSDLSIPALSEKDIQDLALGAELGVDWVAVSFVRTRDDLLLARHYLARHGSRARLMAKIEKPSAVYRFEEILEEADGIMVARGDLGVEMPLEEVPIMQKRLILRAIAAGKPVITATQMLESMVQNPSPTRAEASDVANAIFDGTDAVMLSAETAAGAYPVEAVATMARIARVVEASPEFLQKLNLLRPAPTPTTQDAIAQAADDIVEAVEAKAIVVFTATGSSARRIARTRPKVPILALTPNPEVERQLALVWGVLPHLAPDPQDTDDMVRIALEKVKACGLAQVGERVVIAAGVPFGVRGTTNLIRVERVS; encoded by the coding sequence ATGAGGCCTTTTAAGCGCACCAAGATCGTGGCTACCTTAGGGCCCGCTTCGGACTCCAAGGAAGCCATCCGGGCCCTAGCGGAGGCGGGGGCGGATGTCTTTCGCTTGAACTTCAGCCACGGCACCCACGAGGAGCACCGGAGGCGGGTGGCCTGGGTGCGGGAGGTGGAGAAGGAACTGGGCAAAACCCTGGCCCTCCTCCAGGACCTCCAGGGCCCCAAGATCCGCATCGGCCGGTTCAAGGAGGGCCGGGTGGCGCTTAAGGTGGGCCAGCCCTTCATCCTCACCCGGGCTCCCGTGGAGGGGGACGAGACCCGGGTTTCCATCACCTACAAGGGGCTTCCCGAGGACGTGGCTCCCGGGCAGGTGCTCCTCTTGGACGACGGCCGCCTGCGCCTTCGGGTGGAGAGGATCCAGGGGGACGAGATCCACACCCTGGTGGAGCTGGGGGGGGTGCTTTCCGACAGCAAGGGGATCAACGTTCCTGGCTCGGATCTCTCCATCCCCGCCCTCTCGGAAAAGGACATCCAGGACCTGGCCCTGGGGGCGGAGCTCGGGGTGGACTGGGTGGCGGTGTCCTTCGTGCGCACCCGGGATGACCTGCTCCTGGCCCGACACTACCTGGCCCGGCACGGTTCCCGGGCCCGGCTCATGGCCAAGATAGAGAAGCCTTCCGCTGTCTACCGCTTTGAGGAGATCCTGGAAGAAGCCGACGGCATCATGGTGGCCCGGGGGGACCTGGGGGTGGAGATGCCTTTAGAGGAGGTGCCCATCATGCAAAAGCGCCTTATCCTCAGGGCCATCGCCGCCGGCAAGCCGGTGATCACCGCCACCCAGATGCTGGAGTCCATGGTGCAGAACCCAAGCCCCACCCGGGCGGAGGCCTCCGACGTGGCCAACGCCATCTTTGACGGCACGGACGCCGTGATGCTCTCCGCGGAAACCGCCGCCGGGGCCTACCCGGTGGAGGCGGTGGCTACCATGGCCCGGATCGCCCGGGTGGTGGAGGCTTCCCCCGAGTTCTTGCAAAAGCTCAACCTCCTCCGCCCAGCCCCCACCCCCACCACCCAGGACGCCATCGCCCAGGCGGCGGACGACATTGTGGAGGCGGTGGAAGCCAAGGCCATCGTGGTCTTTACCGCCACGGGAAGCTCGGCTAGGCGCATCGCCCGCACGCGGCCCAAGGTGCCCATCCTGGCTCTCACCCCGAACCCTGAGGTGGAGCGGCAGCTGGCCTTGGTCTGGGGAGTCCTGCCCCATCTGGCTCCCGACCCCCAGGACACCGACGACATGGTGCGCATCGCCCTGGAGAAGGTCAAGGCCTGCGGGCTGGCCCAGGTGGGGGAGAGGGTGGTGATCGCCGCCGGAGTGCCCTTTGGGGTGCGGGGGACCACCAACCTCATCCGGGTGGAGCGGGTGAGCTGA
- the eno gene encoding phosphopyruvate hydratase, which translates to MTTIVNVKAREVLDSRGFPTVEAEVELEGGARGRAMVPSGASTGTHEALELRDGGRRYLGKGVRRAVEGIQERIAPELIGRDALDQEGVDRAMLELDGTPNKSNLGANAILAVSLATARAAAEALGLSLYRYLGGVQADTLPVPLMNVINGGKHADNRVDFQEFMLVPAGVESFSEALRVGAEVFHALKGVLKERGYSTNVGDEGGFAPDLRSNEEAIELLLLAIERAGYTPGQEVSLALDPAASELYRDGKYHLEGEGRVLSSEEMVEFWATWVEKYPIRSIEDGLAEDDWEGWRLLTERLGARVQLVGDDLFVTNPDRLRHGIQQGVANAILVKVNQIGTLSETLEAIRLAQRSGYRVVISHRSGETEDPFIADLAVAVNAGQIKTGSLSRSDRLSKYNQLLRIEEELGRAARFLGYEAF; encoded by the coding sequence ATGACCACGATCGTGAACGTGAAAGCCAGGGAAGTTTTAGACTCTAGGGGCTTTCCCACGGTGGAGGCCGAGGTGGAGCTGGAAGGGGGTGCCAGGGGCAGGGCCATGGTGCCCTCTGGAGCCTCCACCGGCACCCATGAGGCCTTGGAGCTACGGGATGGGGGCAGGCGTTACCTGGGGAAGGGGGTGCGCCGTGCGGTGGAGGGCATCCAGGAACGCATCGCCCCCGAACTCATCGGCCGGGATGCCTTGGACCAGGAGGGGGTGGACCGGGCCATGCTGGAGCTGGACGGCACCCCCAACAAGTCCAACCTAGGGGCTAATGCCATCTTGGCGGTTTCCCTGGCCACGGCCCGGGCGGCGGCGGAGGCTTTGGGTCTGTCCTTATACCGTTATTTAGGAGGCGTTCAGGCGGATACTTTGCCGGTTCCCCTTATGAACGTGATCAACGGCGGAAAGCATGCGGACAACCGGGTGGATTTTCAGGAGTTCATGCTGGTGCCTGCGGGGGTGGAGAGCTTTTCTGAGGCCTTGCGGGTTGGGGCCGAGGTCTTCCACGCCCTCAAGGGGGTGCTGAAGGAGCGGGGCTACAGCACCAACGTGGGGGACGAGGGAGGGTTTGCCCCGGACCTCAGGAGCAACGAGGAAGCCATAGAGCTTCTTCTTTTGGCCATCGAGCGGGCGGGGTACACCCCGGGGCAGGAGGTTTCCTTGGCCCTGGATCCCGCGGCCAGCGAGCTTTACCGGGATGGGAAGTACCACCTGGAAGGGGAAGGACGGGTGCTTTCCTCGGAGGAGATGGTGGAGTTCTGGGCCACGTGGGTGGAGAAATACCCCATCCGTTCCATTGAGGACGGCCTGGCGGAGGATGACTGGGAAGGCTGGCGCCTTCTTACCGAGCGCCTGGGTGCCAGGGTGCAGCTGGTGGGGGATGACCTTTTCGTCACCAACCCGGATAGGCTTCGCCACGGGATCCAGCAAGGTGTGGCCAACGCCATTCTGGTGAAGGTGAACCAGATCGGCACCCTTTCCGAGACCCTCGAGGCCATCCGCCTGGCCCAGCGCTCCGGTTACCGGGTGGTGATCAGCCACCGCTCCGGGGAAACCGAGGACCCCTTCATCGCCGATCTTGCGGTGGCGGTGAACGCCGGGCAGATCAAGACCGGTTCCCTCTCCCGTTCGGATCGCCTTTCCAAGTACAACCAGCTTTTGCGCATCGAGGAGGAACTGGGGCGTGCGGCGCGCTTTTTAGGGTATGAGGCCTTTTAA
- a CDS encoding PP2C family protein-serine/threonine phosphatase produces the protein MPGLDFALETHPGLKRPKNEDAVGHALTPWGGIFVVADGMGGHRTGEVAARLAVDTILEHLKGAGPSPKVLLQAFERANERIYLEAQRPENRGMGTTATCLLLDLPYALIAHVGDSRAYLLRKGELTLLTEDHSWVAERVRQGLLSPEEAKTHRWRNVITNALGSFPQARVDLMGLKLEPGDVLLLCSDGLSGVLEDRTLGEVLKSFPPEEAAKRLVALANEWGGPDNVSAIVVRLPEELPQGGRPYALPLEAARGAPVRLKLGEEPEELPTQVLEPQRPRVRLSWRDALLVLLWVVVVAYILLGYFKRP, from the coding sequence GTGCCGGGCCTCGACTTTGCCTTGGAGACCCACCCCGGGCTCAAACGGCCCAAAAACGAGGACGCCGTGGGCCATGCCCTCACCCCGTGGGGAGGGATCTTCGTGGTGGCGGATGGGATGGGCGGGCACCGCACGGGAGAAGTGGCGGCCAGGCTGGCGGTGGACACCATCCTGGAGCACCTGAAGGGGGCGGGGCCCTCCCCCAAGGTCCTCCTCCAGGCCTTTGAGCGGGCCAACGAGCGCATTTACCTGGAGGCGCAACGCCCCGAGAACCGGGGTATGGGCACCACCGCCACCTGCCTCCTTTTGGATCTGCCCTATGCCTTGATCGCCCATGTGGGGGACTCGAGGGCCTACCTCCTCCGGAAAGGGGAGCTTACCCTCCTCACCGAGGACCACTCCTGGGTGGCGGAAAGGGTGCGCCAGGGCCTTTTAAGCCCCGAGGAGGCCAAGACCCACCGCTGGCGCAATGTGATCACCAACGCCTTAGGCTCCTTCCCCCAGGCCCGGGTGGACCTCATGGGGCTTAAGCTGGAGCCCGGAGACGTGCTTTTACTTTGTAGCGATGGCCTTTCCGGGGTGTTGGAGGACCGCACCCTGGGGGAAGTCCTGAAAAGCTTTCCCCCCGAAGAGGCAGCCAAGCGCCTGGTAGCCTTGGCCAACGAGTGGGGGGGGCCTGATAACGTGAGCGCCATTGTGGTGCGGCTGCCCGAGGAACTTCCCCAGGGGGGTCGCCCCTACGCCCTGCCCCTCGAGGCGGCAAGGGGTGCCCCGGTGCGCCTCAAGCTGGGGGAGGAGCCTGAGGAGCTCCCCACCCAGGTCCTGGAGCCCCAGCGCCCCAGGGTTCGCCTAAGCTGGCGGGATGCCCTTTTGGTGCTCCTTTGGGTGGTGGTGGTGGCCTATATCCTGCTGGGTTACTTCAAAAGGCCCTAG
- a CDS encoding phosphodiester glycosidase family protein — protein MRFLALLLFFSCSLAQTLLPASTFGLSFREEAGAWIYEGEAVRFVYVPGVGWAEPLDPALPPPDRERMSLEALKALGYFRTPEAGVRHGTQGRALRLVLDLPGPEPAPKPPSEGQSSGTLSLLLPYLAPGITQVPWPKGMEARVRFLPGGTELTLSFPRKLLRYRLFPLKDPARLVLDLYALEAEVEEPLAPGVRYREVWAFTPEPLRLYLVEAERGKLVPVGRPGMRALPKDLAPNALAVLNGGYFDPKSATPIGLWVQDGVTVSYPFGRVALIWDGFSLFMGFPRFEAVVQGPRGERVRVGINASRARYTAHTVPGPVGKEGEEVALVREDKVQAILPAPQELPAGAWALTFPKGAPPFPLGPGDPLSLYGRLDPPFTYALEGGPLLVREGQYAFDPAQENFKDPRPLQAVAPQAAVAWTREGRLWLLVSEPTTPGVLARALLSLGAWNALRMDGGGSAQLWVRGQLRNPYQGSPRPVVSALALYLP, from the coding sequence ATGAGGTTCCTAGCCCTCCTCCTTTTCTTCTCCTGCTCCCTGGCCCAGACCCTGCTTCCCGCCAGCACCTTTGGCCTTTCCTTTCGGGAGGAGGCCGGGGCCTGGATTTACGAGGGGGAGGCGGTGCGCTTCGTCTACGTGCCGGGGGTGGGCTGGGCGGAACCTTTGGACCCCGCTCTTCCCCCACCCGATAGGGAAAGAATGTCCCTCGAGGCCCTGAAGGCCCTGGGATACTTTCGCACCCCGGAGGCCGGGGTACGCCACGGCACCCAGGGACGAGCCCTCCGCCTGGTACTGGACCTCCCTGGGCCCGAACCTGCACCCAAGCCCCCCTCGGAGGGCCAGTCTTCAGGAACCCTTTCCCTTCTTCTCCCTTACCTGGCCCCGGGTATAACCCAGGTTCCTTGGCCCAAGGGCATGGAGGCCAGGGTGCGCTTTTTGCCAGGGGGCACAGAGCTCACCCTGAGCTTTCCGAGAAAGCTTCTTCGCTACCGCCTCTTTCCCCTGAAGGATCCCGCGCGCCTGGTCCTGGATCTCTATGCCCTCGAGGCCGAGGTGGAGGAACCCCTGGCCCCAGGAGTCCGCTACCGGGAGGTCTGGGCCTTTACCCCAGAGCCCCTTAGGCTCTACCTGGTGGAGGCAGAACGGGGAAAACTCGTCCCCGTGGGCCGGCCTGGGATGAGGGCTCTGCCCAAGGACCTGGCCCCAAACGCCCTGGCGGTGCTAAACGGGGGCTATTTTGACCCCAAAAGCGCCACCCCCATTGGCCTCTGGGTCCAGGACGGGGTCACGGTCTCCTATCCCTTTGGCCGGGTGGCACTTATATGGGATGGCTTCAGTTTATTTATGGGTTTTCCCAGATTTGAAGCAGTGGTCCAGGGACCGCGGGGCGAACGGGTGCGGGTGGGAATTAACGCCTCCCGGGCCCGCTACACCGCCCACACCGTCCCTGGACCCGTGGGAAAGGAGGGGGAGGAGGTGGCCCTGGTAAGGGAGGACAAAGTCCAGGCCATCCTCCCCGCTCCCCAAGAGCTTCCCGCCGGAGCCTGGGCCCTTACCTTTCCCAAGGGAGCCCCCCCTTTTCCCTTGGGACCGGGGGATCCCCTAAGCCTATACGGCCGCCTGGACCCGCCCTTCACCTACGCCCTGGAGGGGGGGCCCCTTTTGGTGCGGGAGGGCCAGTACGCCTTCGACCCAGCCCAGGAGAACTTCAAGGACCCAAGGCCCCTGCAGGCGGTGGCCCCCCAGGCGGCGGTGGCCTGGACCCGGGAAGGGAGGCTTTGGCTTTTGGTTTCCGAGCCCACCACCCCCGGGGTCCTGGCCCGGGCCCTCCTCTCCTTGGGGGCCTGGAACGCCCTCCGCATGGACGGAGGGGGTTCGGCCCAGCTCTGGGTCCGGGGCCAGCTCCGCAACCCCTACCAGGGCTCCCCTAGACCCGTGGTGAGCGCCCTGGCCCTCTACCTGCCCTGA
- a CDS encoding RtcB family protein — MRFERIAPYTYRIPRQGKMRVDAVFFASEEILQDLEGEGYASLQQLMNVATLPGIVEPALAMPDIHWGYGFPIGGVAAFDPETGGVVSPGGVGFDINCLPAGTRVLFHDRYTRPIEEVAREKEPLLTVWQLEEKPEAGKAFLLLSREAETLVRLRTEGGFVLEATPDHPVYTPEGMRPIGQLAPGDRVAVHPFQGFPHEPPPPVTLLDEEQAQTLGRALGFPQAAEVLKAKGLLPLRADHPHLPVILRLLGYALGDGTLYRSRSRGYLVLYGDEEGLLEAKEDLKRLGFQAGGPYVRIRNHSFRGRTFTYREASLKASSRALFLLLHALGLPEGPKAQTAFALPQWLFSLPAWLKANFLAGLFGAELSAPKWVSGHGYNLASPVLSQSKRKSLLGIGRTFMEDLARLMESLGLEVQSLREELAWEEPADPSHRFKLILRSTPENLRLLYERVGYAYAPQKAWLALVAAFYLRLKMAHLEARETQAEEVLALRQAGLGPKRIAATLDLPRRFVERTLYEKRGGFRPWGFPTFPEFLQRAGPMLFDRVVAMETVPHGGRVYDLSMDHEGHNFVAEGFVVSNCGVRLLASHLTLEDLLPRQKELADALFRLVPSGVGSERKDVRFSKKELKEILKEGAGWLIRRGFGYPEDLRFIESEGRLPWANPDKVSDRAFERGAPQIGTLGSGNHFLEVQYVDEIYDGEVAEAFGLFPNQITVLIHTGSRGLGHQVCQDYVEKFLKVAPRYGIELVDKQLAAAPIRSPEGEDYLQAMAAAANFAFANRQLIAHFVREAFEAVGFAPKDHGLRVLYDLAHNNAKFEEHGGKRVLVHRKGATRAFGPGNTEIPLEYQHVGQPVLVPGDMGRYSYVLAGTEKAMEVSFGSSCHGAGRKMSRHQAKRVARERNLVKELAERGIQVRAATRATVDEEMPEAYKDVSVVVEAVQGAGIGKKVVRLRPLIVVKG, encoded by the coding sequence ATGCGCTTTGAACGAATCGCCCCCTACACCTACCGCATCCCCCGCCAGGGGAAGATGCGGGTGGACGCGGTTTTCTTCGCCTCGGAGGAGATTTTGCAGGACCTCGAGGGGGAAGGCTACGCCTCCTTGCAGCAGCTCATGAACGTGGCCACCCTGCCTGGCATCGTGGAGCCCGCCCTGGCCATGCCGGACATCCACTGGGGCTACGGCTTCCCCATCGGCGGGGTGGCGGCCTTTGACCCCGAGACGGGGGGGGTGGTGAGCCCGGGAGGGGTGGGGTTTGACATCAACTGCCTGCCTGCCGGCACCCGCGTCCTCTTCCACGACCGCTACACCCGCCCCATAGAGGAGGTGGCGAGGGAAAAAGAACCCCTCCTCACCGTGTGGCAGCTTGAGGAAAAACCCGAGGCAGGCAAAGCCTTCCTCCTCCTCTCCCGAGAAGCGGAAACCCTGGTGCGCCTACGCACCGAGGGGGGGTTTGTTTTGGAAGCTACCCCCGACCATCCCGTATACACGCCTGAAGGAATGCGGCCTATAGGGCAGCTGGCCCCAGGCGACCGGGTGGCCGTCCACCCCTTCCAGGGCTTTCCCCACGAGCCCCCTCCCCCTGTCACCCTCCTGGACGAGGAGCAAGCCCAAACTTTGGGGCGCGCCCTGGGCTTTCCACAGGCGGCGGAGGTGCTCAAGGCGAAGGGGCTCCTCCCCCTGCGGGCAGACCATCCCCACCTGCCCGTCATCCTGCGCCTCTTGGGCTACGCACTGGGCGATGGCACCCTCTACCGGTCCCGGAGCAGGGGGTACCTGGTGCTCTATGGGGATGAAGAAGGTCTCCTGGAAGCCAAGGAGGACCTTAAGCGTCTGGGCTTCCAGGCTGGGGGCCCTTACGTTCGGATACGAAACCACAGCTTCCGAGGACGGACCTTTACCTACCGAGAGGCTAGCCTTAAGGCCTCCTCCCGGGCTTTGTTCCTCCTTCTCCACGCCCTAGGCCTTCCCGAGGGCCCCAAGGCGCAAACGGCTTTTGCCTTACCTCAATGGCTCTTCTCCCTTCCCGCTTGGCTTAAAGCCAACTTTCTAGCAGGGCTATTCGGAGCGGAGCTCTCCGCTCCGAAGTGGGTAAGCGGACATGGATACAACCTCGCCTCTCCTGTGCTCTCCCAGTCTAAGCGGAAAAGCCTTTTGGGGATTGGCCGAACCTTCATGGAAGACCTGGCCCGCTTAATGGAAAGTTTGGGCCTGGAAGTCCAGTCCCTACGTGAGGAACTGGCTTGGGAAGAACCCGCTGATCCTTCCCACCGCTTCAAACTGATCCTCCGGAGTACACCGGAAAACCTCCGCCTCCTTTACGAGAGGGTGGGTTATGCGTACGCTCCCCAAAAAGCCTGGCTAGCCCTAGTGGCCGCTTTCTACTTGCGCCTGAAAATGGCCCACTTGGAAGCTCGGGAAACCCAGGCTGAAGAGGTCTTGGCCCTACGACAGGCAGGCCTAGGACCAAAACGCATCGCTGCCACCCTAGACCTCCCCCGGCGCTTCGTGGAGCGTACCCTTTACGAGAAGCGAGGTGGATTCCGCCCCTGGGGATTTCCCACCTTCCCTGAGTTCCTCCAGAGGGCCGGCCCCATGCTTTTTGACAGGGTAGTGGCCATGGAAACCGTTCCCCACGGGGGAAGGGTGTACGACCTCTCCATGGACCATGAGGGGCATAACTTCGTCGCCGAAGGGTTTGTGGTCTCCAACTGCGGGGTACGCCTCCTTGCCTCCCACCTCACCCTCGAGGACCTCCTCCCCAGGCAGAAGGAACTCGCCGACGCCCTCTTTCGCCTGGTGCCCTCGGGGGTGGGGAGCGAGCGGAAGGATGTGCGCTTTAGCAAAAAGGAGCTCAAGGAGATCCTCAAGGAAGGGGCGGGCTGGCTCATCCGCAGGGGCTTCGGCTACCCGGAGGACCTGCGCTTCATCGAGTCCGAGGGCCGCCTCCCCTGGGCCAACCCCGACAAGGTTTCGGACAGGGCCTTTGAGCGGGGGGCCCCCCAGATCGGCACCCTGGGGAGCGGGAACCACTTCCTCGAGGTGCAGTACGTGGACGAGATCTACGATGGCGAGGTGGCGGAAGCCTTTGGGCTTTTCCCAAACCAGATCACCGTCCTCATCCACACGGGAAGCCGGGGCCTGGGCCACCAGGTCTGCCAGGATTATGTGGAAAAATTTCTAAAAGTAGCTCCCCGCTACGGGATCGAGCTTGTGGACAAGCAGCTGGCCGCGGCCCCCATCAGGAGCCCCGAGGGGGAGGACTACCTCCAGGCCATGGCCGCCGCCGCCAACTTCGCCTTCGCCAACCGGCAGCTCATCGCCCACTTCGTGCGGGAGGCCTTCGAGGCGGTGGGCTTTGCCCCTAAGGACCACGGCCTAAGGGTGCTCTACGACCTGGCCCACAACAACGCCAAGTTCGAGGAGCACGGGGGGAAGAGGGTCCTGGTCCACCGCAAGGGGGCCACCCGGGCCTTCGGCCCCGGAAACACCGAAATCCCCCTGGAGTACCAGCATGTGGGCCAGCCCGTCCTGGTGCCCGGGGACATGGGCCGCTACTCCTATGTGCTGGCGGGAACAGAAAAGGCCATGGAGGTATCCTTTGGCTCCAGCTGCCACGGGGCCGGACGCAAGATGAGCCGCCACCAGGCCAAGCGGGTGGCTCGGGAGCGAAACCTGGTGAAGGAGCTGGCGGAAAGGGGCATCCAGGTGCGGGCCGCCACCCGGGCCACCGTGGACGAGGAGATGCCCGAGGCCTACAAGGATGTTTCTGTGGTGGTGGAGGCGGTCCAGGGAGCGGGGATCGGCAAGAAGGTGGTCCGATTAAGGCCCCTCATCGTGGTGAAGGGATAA